From a single Silene latifolia isolate original U9 population chromosome 6, ASM4854445v1, whole genome shotgun sequence genomic region:
- the LOC141588321 gene encoding uncharacterized protein LOC141588321, whose amino-acid sequence MICEPIFKKLKVGEHEIWDEQCQAAFDKVKEVLSSPPVLSPHVSGLPLSLYLTVTDTAMRAMLAQTIDKEERAIYYISKKFLEYKYLFEKPVLNGRMSRWTLMLSEFDLKYVPLKGIKGVVVADFLTENPIEEIEAIDTWLFPDENVVHIEDGVWDLYFDGASNYMGYRVGILLISPTGEHVPVSIKLDFNVTNNAAEYEACLLGLLSALDLGMKRLLVHEDSSLVINQVTGSWKIKSESLAPYQTRIEELERFFDDVKYVHLPRDENQFADALSKLASLINIPEHMDSMPICVEERSAPSDVNAIDNPEESESDP is encoded by the exons ATGATATGCGAGCCGATCTTTAAGAAACTAAAGGTTGGAGAACATGAAATCTGGGATGAACAATGCCAAGCTGCTTTTGACAAAGTCAAAGAAGTGTTATCATCACCTCCAGTTCTAAGCCCACATGTATCTGGGTTGCCCTTATCACTGTACCTTACAGTTACGGATACCGCAATGAGGGCTATGCTAGCCCAAACTAttgacaaagaagaaagagcaatttactacattagtaaaaagttcttagaaTATAAA tacttgtttgaaaaaccggtaCTAAATGGTAGAATGTCAAGATGGACCCTTATGTTAtccgaattcgacctcaaatacgtacccTTAAAAGGTATAAAAGGAGTTGTAGTGGCCGATTTCCTTACCGAAAATCCAATTGAAGAAATCGAGGCAATCGACACTTGGTTATTTCCCGATGAGAACGTAGTCCATATAGAAGATGGCGTGTGGGACCtatatttcgatggagcatccaACTACATGGGATATAGAGTCGGAATTCTCCTCATTTCCCCAACAGGTGAACATGTGCCAGTCTCAATCAAATTGGACTTCaatgtcaccaacaatgccgccgaatacgaagcatgttTGCTCGGTTTGCTTAGCGCTCTAGACCTGGGCATGAAACGACTTCTAGTGCACGAGGACTCGTCTTTGGTAATCAATCAAGTAACCGGGTCCTGGAAAATCAAAAGTGAAAGTTTGGCTCCTTATCAAACGAGGATCGAGGAATTGGAACGATTCTTTGATGATGTCAAATATGTTCATCTTCCAAGAGATGAAAATCAATTTGCCGATGCATTATCAAAATTGGCATCCTTAATCAATATTCCCGAGCATATGGATAGTATGCCCATTTGTGTGGAAGAGAGATCCGCACCATCAGACGTGAATGCAATCGACAATCCCGAGGAAAGTGAATCCGATCCTTAG